In the genome of Brachypodium distachyon strain Bd21 chromosome 3, Brachypodium_distachyon_v3.0, whole genome shotgun sequence, the window CCCGAGCAGCTGGTTCACCATAGATTTCAGCTCGTAACATTAAAGCATTGACATGTGTTAATGTATCGTTACCTTCTACTATGAATACTCGGCCGTTCCACCCTTGCAGCAACCAGCCAACCACCCATTATCCACACCGTCCTGCAACGTACTTCATTAGgataaaacaagaaaatcatGGGATGGGATCAGAGGACCATAGCCGTGAAATACTGTTGGTAAGAGAAGATGCTGCCGAGGACATGGGAGTGGAGAAAAGCTGCAGCCCTATACTCTGCTCTGCTGTCAGACGGGCGGTCCTCAACGGCGACCGACCTGCTGCTCCTTGGAGCTCATGTACCGCTGCGTCTGAGGGGGCGGGCACGGATCCGGCGCGTCGTTAGGGGAGCGGAatgaatccacgggagagggAAGGTCGATGAGCTGCAGTGAGGCTGGATCCGGCCGCAGCGAGGCAGGGGATGGCCGGATCGGCAGCGAGGTAAggggaggccggatccggcggcaacGAGGCCATGGACGGCAGTACAATCTCGCCTCCGCCACCGGGTGTCTCGTAGTTGCAGGTGGACAATGAGATGGTTAAGGGAGAGCGTCGGGAGGAGAAACGGAGGTCGGAGGTGATGTTGTCGTTCGGGGAGGAGAAACGACGGTGAGGTTGAatggaggagggaggcagaTGGCGGCAGGGAGAGGAGGCTGAAGATGAGAGGGTGTGAGCTTAGGGTTAGGACGATGCTTATATAGCTAGGTGCTGCCACCCCGAACGGGCTGGAGGGCAGCCCAACTTGGCGGATTGCTAAACCAGCCCATCTGTAGTTCTGACAAAGTAAAGATAAAATGTACCCGCGGTAGCACAAGACACTAACATTTAGTTGGTCTAATGGCTCGGTCGTAGAGATATGCAATTTAGGTGTTGCGTTCGAGTTCTGCCGCCGGCAAATTTTTCTCTACATGTCAATAGTTGGTTCTTGACCATGGGTCCCACGTGTCATTGGAACACTAGGCTGGACAAATAAGCGTGGATTGACACAGACGCGACAAGTGGACGAAATTGCTGAGTTGGCTGTCCAGTCATACTAATGCATCATAGTTTATGAGGTTATGACGGTTTAAATTGGTCACAATCAATTAGAAATAACATCGTAAACCGTGTTGTTGTTTTATGACCATTTTGTGTGATAAATTATGACCTTTTTAAAGCAAATGGTCATAAATATTTAGAATATGGGGTCTTCCGAACAGTCTATGACTATTTGATGCGGAATAGTCATAAATTAATGACCATTTCAGCAACTGTCACTAAGAAAAGGTCATAAATCAACACATTTGTTGTAGTGCATGCTCGTGCTCGTCGTATCCGTCAGTGCTGTTATGCACTCCGCTCGACTTGTCACCAAGCATAGCTGCGGCCGTCGAGTTCAGGGAGAACATGCACCAGGAACATAATAGATCTCGAATCCCTAACTCAGATTGATCTGCTTTCCACACATGGCTAGTTCACACCATGTCGGTAGTTGAAGGAGGCAGCGTGGCCTTCAGGTGGCATGTTATAGAAGCCTCTGCTGACCAGCCTTGTCCTTAGGTCGAAAGGACTCGCATCCAGATCcttactcactccgtccacaaataagtgtacttttagatttttttttctaagatAGTAAACTTTGATAATTTTATTGAAAAACGTAAAAACATTTATGACACTGAATTAGTATCATTGGATCAGTTTTGAAATGTAGTTTCCTAATGTATCGATTTTAATGTCATATGTGTGTTACAACTCTTTTCAACAAAGTTGGTCAAATataaaaaaagtttgacttctAACCAAACCTAAACCtagaagtacacttatttTTATACAGATTGATCGGTAGGTCGAACGGTGTTGCATATGCCTTCTTTTTTATGCGAGACGGCGAGAGCATTCTGTACGTACCCACAATTCCAcaaatctctctccctcttaGGTAACCAATCAATCCTCACTAGGCTTTGCTTGTTTCCCTCTCAACCAATCAATTTGCATAGAGGGAGAGACCCATGCACACCGGACACGCGGCTGTCTCCTCTGTTttgctcgtcctcctcctcgcactCTCCATCATCACGCTCCTGCCGCACGCACCGGCGTCGGCACGGTCCTTCTtccggcctcggcctcgcctGATCGACGGCAGCACCACCAAAGTCCATCCCGAAGCCATCGATGGTGGCTGCGACTACTCCAACGGGGCATGGGTGAGGGACGCCGACCCCACGACGGTCTACAACGAGGGCTGCCCGTTCCTCGACCCCGGCTTCCAGTGCACGCGCAATGGCCGGGCCGACTCCTCCTTCCGGCACTGGCGCAGGCATCCTCGCGGATGCACCCTCCCTAAGTAGGTACCCATTGCACATCTAGCTCAAGTAACACATCTTCAATTAAGTACATATATCGATCCAGTTGCCTGAAGTCTGAATTAGGAATGTTTTGATTCCGATTGCAGGTTTAATGCGAGTGAGATGCTGGAGAGGAGCCGAGACGGCCGGATCGTGTTTGCGGGCGACTCCGTCGGCCGTAACCAGTGTGAGTCCATGGTGTGCATGCTGGCCAGCGCCGTGCCGGCTGGCGATGACTCGAGGATATATGAGCGGTCTGAGAAACCCACCAGCAGGTACAAGGGCTACCTCTCCATGTTCTTCGTGGACTACAACCTCTCCGTCGAGTACTACCGGGCGCCCATGCTCGTCGTGATCGACCGCT includes:
- the LOC100823492 gene encoding protein trichome birefringence-like 8, with the protein product MHTGHAAVSSVLLVLLLALSIITLLPHAPASARSFFRPRPRLIDGSTTKVHPEAIDGGCDYSNGAWVRDADPTTVYNEGCPFLDPGFQCTRNGRADSSFRHWRRHPRGCTLPKFNASEMLERSRDGRIVFAGDSVGRNQCESMVCMLASAVPAGDDSRIYERSEKPTSRYKGYLSMFFVDYNLSVEYYRAPMLVVIDRFALTASEINGAAARGAIRLDALPRHADRWASVDVLVFNTGHWWNQHKTIKA